One window of the Rufibacter radiotolerans genome contains the following:
- a CDS encoding pectinesterase family protein: MEFRKTTVLFLLLSVLWGQAQAQAYDFVVAKDGSGQFKTVQEAINAVPDFRKNTTTIFIKKGVYKEKLTLPSTKTAVTLIGEDVQKTILTYDDFASKKNRFGEEMGTTGSTSFFVYGDDFTAQNLTFENSSGPVGQAVAVRVDGDKVHFKNCRFLGFQDTLYPHGEKSRQYYQNCYIEGTTDFIFGWSTAVFENCEIFSKKGGSFVTAASTIEGQPYGFVFLNCRLTGDAPEKSYYLGRPWRPFAKTVFINSYLGKHINPAGWHNWNKPEAEKQVLYAEYNSTGPGASKTERVKWAKQLTAEQAKDYTLEKIFGDWNPLAVKSAPQAGK; this comes from the coding sequence ATGGAGTTCAGAAAAACAACAGTCCTGTTCCTTTTGCTCAGTGTTCTTTGGGGGCAGGCCCAGGCGCAGGCGTATGATTTTGTGGTGGCCAAAGACGGCAGCGGCCAGTTCAAGACCGTGCAGGAAGCCATCAACGCCGTGCCGGATTTCCGGAAGAACACCACTACCATCTTTATTAAGAAGGGCGTCTACAAAGAGAAGCTGACCTTGCCGTCCACTAAGACCGCGGTAACCCTGATTGGAGAGGACGTGCAGAAAACCATCCTGACCTATGATGACTTCGCCAGCAAGAAAAACCGCTTTGGCGAGGAAATGGGCACTACCGGCTCCACCAGCTTCTTTGTGTACGGCGATGACTTCACTGCCCAGAACCTCACCTTTGAGAACTCCTCGGGCCCGGTAGGGCAGGCCGTGGCCGTACGGGTAGACGGAGACAAAGTACACTTTAAGAACTGCCGCTTTCTGGGCTTCCAGGACACGCTGTACCCACACGGCGAGAAAAGCCGCCAGTACTACCAGAACTGCTATATTGAGGGCACCACAGATTTTATCTTCGGGTGGTCTACGGCCGTGTTTGAGAATTGCGAAATCTTCTCCAAGAAAGGGGGCAGCTTCGTGACCGCCGCCTCCACCATAGAAGGGCAGCCCTACGGATTCGTGTTCCTCAACTGCCGCCTTACCGGCGATGCGCCCGAGAAATCCTATTACCTGGGCCGTCCCTGGAGACCCTTCGCCAAAACTGTTTTCATCAACAGCTATTTGGGAAAGCACATCAACCCGGCCGGCTGGCACAACTGGAACAAACCCGAAGCCGAAAAGCAGGTCCTGTACGCCGAGTACAACTCCACTGGCCCCGGCGCCTCTAAAACCGAGCGCGTGAAATGGGCCAAGCAACTGACCGCCGAGCAAGCCAAAGACTACACCCTGGAAAAGATCTTCGGGGACTGGAACCCGTTGGCCGTGAAGTCCGCGCCGCAGGCCGGAAAATAA
- a CDS encoding FlgD immunoglobulin-like domain containing protein — MPLVLTLLLGFAGIGQAQQLAFPGAEGFGRFTTGGRGGVVLEVTNLNDSGTGSFRAAVLATGPRTIVFRVSGTIKLLSSLTIRNGDLTIAGQTAPGDGICISNQTVMIDADNIIIRYMRFRLGDEAQVDNDAIWGRNRQNIILDHCSMSWSVDETASFYLNRNYTMQWCILSESLYRSVHDKGDHGYGGIWGGDHASFHHNLLAHHTSRNPRFNGGGRSGINGGTYPNEHVDFRNNVIYNWGGNSAYGGENGNYNMVNNYYKYGPATSSGVRSRIVQVSFEADPTWGAGYGKFYINGNNVHNNAAVTADNWNGGVNYDSSLPTAQRPNVQLQAPIDYHMATNHTAAEAYEAVLAQGGASLKRDPVDTRIINEVRTGTATYGGAYGAAKGIIDTQTTVGGWPVLASFPAPTDTDRDGMPDAWETTNGLNPNDPADRNADANSNGYTNLEEYLNGIIANATLTGAGEETDALATAVSPNPFSGTTTFTFRAAQKGQATVIVSDLSGRKISTLLNQVIAPGTHALNWNGTNRNGGKVAPGLYLITLQLGQTRVVKRVALVRE, encoded by the coding sequence ATGCCCCTTGTCCTAACCCTGCTGTTGGGTTTTGCAGGAATTGGCCAGGCGCAGCAACTGGCATTCCCGGGGGCCGAGGGTTTCGGGCGGTTTACCACCGGTGGCCGCGGCGGCGTCGTGTTGGAGGTCACCAACCTTAACGACTCGGGTACGGGCAGTTTCAGGGCGGCGGTATTGGCCACTGGCCCCCGCACCATCGTGTTCCGGGTGAGCGGCACCATTAAGCTGTTGAGCTCCCTTACCATTAGAAACGGAGACCTGACCATTGCCGGCCAGACCGCGCCGGGAGACGGCATTTGCATCAGTAACCAAACCGTGATGATAGACGCAGACAATATCATCATCAGGTACATGCGCTTCAGGTTAGGTGATGAGGCCCAGGTAGACAATGACGCCATCTGGGGTCGCAACCGCCAGAACATCATCCTGGACCATTGCTCCATGAGCTGGTCAGTAGACGAGACGGCCAGCTTCTATCTCAACAGAAATTACACCATGCAGTGGTGCATCCTGAGCGAGAGCCTGTACCGGTCGGTGCACGACAAAGGCGACCACGGCTACGGCGGCATCTGGGGCGGGGACCATGCCTCTTTCCACCACAATCTGTTGGCCCACCACACCAGCCGCAACCCCCGCTTCAACGGCGGTGGCCGCTCCGGCATCAATGGCGGAACCTACCCCAATGAACACGTGGATTTCAGGAACAACGTGATCTACAACTGGGGGGGCAACAGTGCCTACGGTGGCGAGAACGGCAATTACAACATGGTCAACAACTACTACAAATATGGGCCTGCCACGTCTAGTGGGGTGCGGTCGCGCATTGTACAGGTGTCGTTTGAGGCAGACCCCACCTGGGGCGCAGGCTATGGCAAGTTCTACATCAATGGCAACAACGTTCACAACAACGCGGCGGTCACGGCTGATAACTGGAACGGCGGGGTGAACTATGACTCCAGCCTTCCCACGGCGCAGCGGCCCAATGTGCAGTTACAGGCCCCCATTGACTACCACATGGCCACAAACCATACCGCGGCAGAGGCGTATGAGGCGGTCTTGGCGCAGGGCGGTGCCAGTTTGAAGCGCGATCCGGTAGACACCAGAATCATCAATGAGGTACGCACCGGAACCGCCACTTACGGCGGGGCCTATGGCGCCGCAAAAGGCATCATTGATACCCAAACCACCGTAGGCGGCTGGCCGGTGCTGGCTTCCTTTCCGGCCCCCACAGACACCGATAGAGACGGCATGCCAGACGCTTGGGAAACCACCAACGGCCTGAACCCCAATGACCCCGCCGACCGCAACGCAGACGCCAACAGCAACGGCTACACCAATCTGGAGGAATACCTCAACGGCATCATTGCCAACGCCACGCTCACCGGCGCAGGAGAGGAAACCGATGCGCTGGCCACGGCAGTGTCACCCAACCCTTTCTCAGGAACCACCACCTTTACCTTCAGGGCAGCACAGAAAGGCCAGGCCACGGTCATCGTTTCAGACCTGTCCGGTAGGAAGATCAGCACGCTTTTAAACCAGGTGATTGCCCCTGGAACCCACGCCTTAAACTGGAACGGTACTAACAGAAATGGAGGAAAAGTAGCCCCCGGGCTTTACCTGATCACGTTGCAACTGGGCCAGACCCGGGTGGTGAAACGGGTGGCGCTGGTGCGGGAGTAA